Proteins found in one Bremerella volcania genomic segment:
- a CDS encoding PVC-type heme-binding CxxCH protein has product MRLRGCVAFALLFLLVFPLALQAELQVGAASVDITPQSFPVLINGGFYSRQGEPKDIHARAIVMDDGETRIAIVVTDSCMLPKDLVDSAKQLAAQRAKIRPDHMLISATHTHTAPSSMGALGTDADPTYVPYLRIKLAEAILEAEKNLQPAQVGWGSTDANEFTALRRWILRPGQEREDPFGEKTVRASMHTAKNNLENVTGESGPEDPELSVISFQSLEGEPIALLANFSMHYFSGGGAADYFGAYCEKLEEALGNNGKDGPNFVAVMSHGCSGDIWRVDYRTGTNQTFDGFVDGMVAKTQYALEGIEYQRDAPLAMAETRMRLNYRVPSAERLEWAKGIVAEMGDRGPKTPAEVYAREQIILDERQSTEIVLQALRIGSIAIATTPNETYALTGLKLKRRSPLPQTMVIELANGGDGYIPPPEQHILGGYNTWAARSAGLETTAEPKIVEADLELLEKVVGKARRESLPPDSKMAASIRMLKPIRYFPLHDMEGPTARDFSPNAKPASIEDGVVFFLEGADGPALATDSELNRAAHFANGRIIADIPEIGDSFTISQWIWNGLDLKARPIAGWFLSHGVTLGIAGQGDHAGKLILETSDSKFSYGKTPIERWTWANVVLVRSGETLRVYLNGKLEIESQAGSVSGSDQVYIGGHANNTSNWEGRLDEVAIFDRTLSPEEISTLADDGRATPSDTTAKLSEEDKTKGGRHWVDEATPLPKSAAEQLKTFQVEPGFRLELVAAEPLVMDPVAVAFDAQGRMFVAEYGDYPIGPSEEGAPPLSRIVLLEDTNDDGQMDKRTVFADKLNFCHSLMPLQGGILACAQTELILLKDQNGDNVADSREVLFRGFQPAHPQMQVGCPRWGLDNRIYFNYGVGKILGPGQQEPTTIGRTEFWINPLTYEFGSASGTGQYGNTFTAWGDRLFSTNRNPIIATTMSTEEAARNRYAPLHRVQYDVAPSGGDSKVFPLVAMKSNWLSHAGTHTSACGTTAYVGDGLGPAMENSVLACEPIGHLVTRAIVKRDGAKLSSQRAREDADFIASTDTWFRPASLANGPDGMLYLADMYRLWVEHPKFLPPEIAAQLDWRAGDDRGRIWRIVPDNTASQASYKLPKTTTGLVQMLEDANGWRRRTAQQLLVEEQDTDATDALIALASSSKSPLARLHALWTLEGLNQLDDGTIGKALHDEHSEVRAAAIRLASRHWDERPETLKSVFTMTDDPSPWVRYQLALAMGLTSDPRKVDVLSALISHDGKDPTFADAIVAASQECAASVLANSNSKNASDLSYRLAKIVGAKSNEVETETTFKVALQQDDSHHQIAVLRGLADGMAQGKRFEAIVSRVPNGKHDLTQKLLDWAQAENQSPQMRSDAIGLLRFSSLAEDEFFANLCSSREPPLVQQAAVTALAGSLTSARETLLADLWPELEPSTKQTALSLLLKTTRGVEFILTGLQKGTVSTTSLSLDQQSLLQKHRDDSIRKRAEQLLGRVASSDRTAVLQKYESATRTIGSPLAGREVFLKQCAKCHVPGEAGQTSVGPDLADSSNRPPEAILFDILNPSGKVEPKYAASQILTVDGQTYSGIVMYQSPQAILLQLADGKTQEIPRSEIELFHTSDQSLMPEGLEKEISLEHMANLLEFLKSPLPKK; this is encoded by the coding sequence ATGCGACTTCGTGGTTGCGTTGCTTTCGCACTGCTCTTCCTATTGGTGTTTCCACTTGCGCTTCAAGCCGAACTACAAGTCGGTGCCGCTTCGGTCGACATCACTCCGCAATCCTTTCCGGTCTTGATCAACGGCGGCTTTTATTCTCGTCAAGGGGAACCCAAGGATATTCATGCCAGGGCGATCGTCATGGACGATGGCGAAACGCGGATCGCCATCGTCGTTACCGATAGTTGCATGCTGCCGAAGGACCTGGTTGACAGCGCCAAGCAACTCGCCGCCCAGCGGGCAAAGATTCGGCCTGATCATATGCTCATCTCGGCAACCCATACGCATACGGCACCATCCTCGATGGGTGCCCTGGGAACGGATGCCGATCCGACCTACGTCCCTTACCTTCGAATCAAGTTGGCGGAAGCGATCTTGGAAGCCGAAAAGAACCTGCAGCCTGCCCAGGTAGGCTGGGGTTCGACAGACGCCAACGAGTTCACCGCCTTGCGAAGATGGATCCTGCGTCCTGGCCAAGAGCGAGAAGACCCCTTCGGCGAAAAGACCGTCCGCGCGAGCATGCACACGGCCAAAAACAACCTTGAGAACGTCACCGGAGAGTCTGGCCCCGAAGACCCCGAGTTGTCGGTTATTTCATTTCAATCGCTGGAAGGTGAGCCAATCGCCTTGCTGGCCAATTTTTCGATGCACTACTTCAGTGGCGGCGGCGCGGCCGACTACTTTGGTGCTTATTGCGAGAAACTCGAAGAAGCTTTGGGGAACAACGGTAAGGACGGGCCGAATTTCGTTGCGGTGATGTCTCATGGCTGCAGCGGCGATATCTGGCGCGTCGATTACCGGACCGGCACCAACCAAACCTTTGATGGCTTCGTCGACGGAATGGTCGCGAAGACCCAGTACGCCTTGGAAGGGATCGAGTACCAACGCGATGCACCTTTAGCGATGGCTGAAACCCGAATGCGTTTGAACTACCGGGTTCCCAGCGCCGAGCGTCTCGAATGGGCCAAGGGGATCGTCGCCGAGATGGGAGATCGAGGCCCCAAAACGCCAGCGGAAGTTTATGCCCGCGAGCAAATCATTCTGGATGAACGGCAATCAACGGAGATCGTGCTCCAGGCCCTGCGAATTGGCTCGATTGCGATTGCGACCACTCCCAACGAGACATACGCACTGACTGGCCTCAAGCTCAAACGCCGTAGTCCCCTGCCACAGACGATGGTGATCGAACTTGCCAACGGTGGCGATGGTTACATACCTCCGCCAGAGCAACATATCCTCGGAGGCTACAACACGTGGGCGGCTCGTTCCGCAGGTCTGGAAACAACCGCCGAGCCTAAGATTGTCGAGGCCGACCTGGAACTACTGGAAAAGGTCGTAGGAAAAGCTCGCCGTGAGTCCCTTCCCCCGGACAGCAAGATGGCGGCATCGATTCGGATGCTGAAACCCATTCGCTATTTCCCATTGCACGACATGGAAGGACCCACTGCCCGCGATTTCTCTCCCAATGCGAAACCGGCATCCATCGAGGACGGAGTCGTCTTCTTTTTGGAGGGCGCCGATGGGCCGGCTCTGGCGACAGATTCCGAGTTGAATCGTGCTGCACATTTCGCCAATGGTCGGATCATTGCCGACATTCCTGAGATCGGAGATTCATTCACGATCAGTCAGTGGATCTGGAACGGCCTCGACCTGAAGGCCCGGCCGATCGCAGGCTGGTTTCTATCCCATGGCGTGACACTTGGAATCGCTGGTCAGGGGGATCACGCAGGAAAACTCATTCTGGAAACATCGGATTCTAAGTTTTCGTACGGCAAAACGCCCATCGAACGTTGGACCTGGGCGAACGTCGTATTGGTTCGCTCCGGCGAGACTCTACGCGTTTACCTGAACGGAAAATTGGAAATCGAATCCCAGGCCGGCTCCGTTTCAGGGTCGGATCAGGTTTACATCGGCGGACATGCCAACAACACCAGTAACTGGGAAGGCCGCCTGGATGAAGTTGCGATTTTTGATCGAACCCTATCCCCAGAAGAAATCTCCACCCTCGCGGACGATGGTCGAGCCACACCCAGTGACACAACCGCCAAGCTCAGCGAGGAAGACAAAACCAAAGGCGGACGCCACTGGGTAGACGAGGCGACACCGCTACCCAAGTCAGCCGCGGAGCAATTGAAGACATTCCAAGTCGAGCCCGGTTTCCGCCTGGAACTGGTCGCCGCGGAACCGCTGGTAATGGACCCCGTTGCGGTCGCATTCGACGCCCAAGGGCGAATGTTCGTCGCGGAATACGGCGACTACCCCATCGGCCCATCCGAAGAAGGAGCACCACCACTATCTCGAATCGTGCTTCTAGAAGATACGAACGACGACGGCCAGATGGATAAGCGAACCGTCTTTGCCGACAAGCTGAACTTCTGCCATAGTTTGATGCCGCTTCAGGGGGGGATCTTAGCGTGTGCTCAAACCGAATTGATCCTCCTCAAGGACCAGAATGGCGACAACGTCGCAGACTCGCGGGAAGTGCTCTTTCGCGGCTTTCAACCAGCACATCCTCAGATGCAAGTCGGCTGTCCACGCTGGGGTTTGGACAATCGCATCTACTTCAACTACGGAGTAGGAAAGATTCTAGGCCCAGGCCAGCAGGAACCCACGACGATTGGTCGTACGGAATTCTGGATTAATCCGCTCACCTATGAATTTGGTTCCGCCAGTGGAACAGGCCAATATGGCAATACGTTTACGGCCTGGGGAGACCGGCTGTTCAGTACCAATCGCAATCCCATCATCGCCACCACGATGTCGACCGAAGAAGCGGCCCGCAATCGTTACGCCCCGCTTCATCGCGTTCAATATGACGTCGCTCCGTCTGGCGGCGACTCGAAGGTATTCCCCCTGGTGGCCATGAAAAGCAACTGGCTTTCGCACGCCGGAACCCACACATCGGCCTGTGGCACTACGGCCTATGTTGGCGATGGCCTAGGTCCAGCCATGGAAAACAGCGTTCTGGCCTGCGAACCGATTGGACACCTCGTTACCAGAGCGATCGTCAAGCGTGACGGAGCCAAGCTTTCATCGCAGCGTGCCCGAGAAGATGCGGACTTCATTGCGTCGACCGATACATGGTTTCGTCCCGCGAGCCTGGCCAACGGACCTGATGGGATGTTGTACCTGGCTGACATGTATCGACTTTGGGTCGAGCATCCTAAATTCCTTCCACCGGAAATCGCGGCCCAACTCGACTGGCGAGCTGGTGACGACCGCGGACGAATCTGGCGAATTGTGCCGGATAACACGGCTTCTCAGGCGAGCTACAAGCTCCCGAAAACGACCACGGGACTTGTCCAGATGCTCGAAGACGCCAATGGCTGGCGGCGGCGCACGGCTCAGCAGCTTCTTGTCGAAGAGCAGGATACGGACGCAACCGATGCCCTGATCGCATTGGCCAGCAGTTCAAAATCGCCTCTGGCACGCCTCCACGCATTGTGGACCTTGGAAGGATTGAACCAGCTTGACGATGGAACCATTGGCAAGGCGCTCCATGACGAACACAGCGAGGTCCGTGCAGCTGCGATTCGTCTCGCCTCGCGCCATTGGGACGAACGACCAGAGACCTTAAAAAGTGTCTTCACGATGACAGATGACCCCTCACCTTGGGTCCGCTATCAACTTGCTCTGGCCATGGGCTTGACCAGTGACCCTCGCAAGGTTGATGTTCTTAGTGCGTTGATATCTCACGACGGAAAAGACCCCACGTTTGCAGACGCGATCGTCGCCGCTTCTCAAGAGTGCGCCGCTTCGGTTCTCGCCAACAGCAATAGCAAAAACGCCAGTGATCTCAGTTATCGGTTGGCGAAAATAGTGGGAGCCAAATCCAACGAAGTTGAAACGGAAACGACTTTCAAAGTAGCCCTGCAGCAAGACGATTCCCATCACCAGATAGCGGTGCTCCGAGGACTCGCGGACGGAATGGCCCAAGGGAAACGCTTCGAGGCTATCGTTTCCCGTGTCCCCAACGGCAAGCACGATCTCACGCAGAAGCTTCTAGATTGGGCTCAAGCAGAGAACCAATCACCACAGATGCGTAGCGATGCCATCGGGCTGCTTCGTTTCTCATCGCTTGCCGAAGACGAGTTCTTTGCCAACCTATGTTCGTCGCGTGAACCACCATTGGTACAGCAGGCCGCCGTTACCGCACTCGCTGGTTCGCTCACCAGTGCTCGAGAAACTTTGCTTGCAGACCTCTGGCCAGAACTAGAACCATCCACCAAGCAGACGGCGCTTTCACTTTTATTGAAGACAACACGCGGAGTCGAATTCATCCTTACCGGCCTTCAGAAAGGAACCGTAAGTACGACCTCCTTGAGTCTTGACCAACAGTCACTACTCCAAAAACATCGTGATGATTCCATCCGCAAACGCGCCGAGCAATTGCTGGGGCGCGTAGCAAGTAGCGACCGAACCGCTGTTCTTCAGAAGTACGAATCGGCTACGCGGACGATCGGCAGTCCTTTGGCTGGACGCGAGGTTTTCTTGAAGCAGTGCGCGAAGTGCCATGTACCAGGGGAAGCCGGACAGACAAGTGTCGGCCCCGATCTTGCCGATTCCTCTAATCGACCACCGGAAGCCATCTTGTTCGACATACTCAATCCCAGTGGAAAGGTCGAACCGAAGTATGCTGCCAGCCAAATCCTGACTGTCGATGGTCAGACTTACAGTGGAATCGTCATGTATCAGTCTCCGCAGGCCATCCTATTGCAACTGGCTGATGGCAAGACGCAGGAGATCCCACGAAGTGAGATTGAACTTTTCCACACAAGCGATCAATCGCTTATGCCCGAGGGCCTGGAAAAGGAGATTTCCCTGGAACATATGGCCAACTTGCTCGAGTTTTTGAAATCTCCCTTGCCGAAGAAATAA